Proteins from a single region of Candidatus Kryptoniota bacterium:
- a CDS encoding PorV/PorQ family protein: MKLRIIYCLSALVLISSAAFCQGFISNVSKRGTTAAPFLEISQGARATSMGSAFVAIANDESAFYWNPAGLARIDGVGIMFDHTNWLAQVGYNFLAASYNLGSIGTVGVSFTSSSYGDMKVTTVDNPEGTGQIFTATDIAFSLGYGINLTNDFAIGFNPKVVYQSIWEASATGLAMDLGVLYRTPFEGIILGMSISNFGTKMQMQGGSLLVTYDPDLSTIGNNGKIPAYLGTDSWSLPLTFRVGVAYSPISTNLHKFTIDIDALHPSDNYESVDVGGEYVFDDIVSIRGGYKSMFLSNSEESYTLGFGLKQVMFGNVAIALDYAYEDFGRLTYIQKFTVGIKF, from the coding sequence ATGAAATTAAGAATCATATATTGTCTGTCGGCTTTGGTCTTGATCTCTTCCGCGGCGTTTTGCCAGGGCTTCATCTCGAACGTCTCGAAGAGAGGTACTACCGCCGCCCCGTTTCTTGAAATCAGCCAGGGAGCAAGGGCGACGTCCATGGGAAGCGCGTTCGTCGCGATCGCAAACGACGAGAGCGCCTTCTATTGGAACCCTGCCGGGTTGGCGAGAATCGACGGGGTCGGCATCATGTTCGATCATACGAACTGGCTCGCGCAAGTCGGATATAATTTTCTCGCCGCCTCTTATAACCTCGGGAGTATCGGAACGGTGGGAGTCAGCTTCACTTCCTCTTCGTACGGAGACATGAAAGTCACGACGGTCGATAACCCCGAAGGAACCGGACAGATTTTTACAGCCACCGACATCGCGTTCAGTCTGGGATACGGAATCAATCTCACGAACGATTTTGCGATAGGATTCAATCCGAAAGTCGTCTACCAGTCGATCTGGGAAGCGAGCGCGACAGGATTAGCGATGGATCTCGGAGTCTTGTACAGGACTCCTTTCGAAGGGATCATACTGGGAATGTCGATATCGAATTTCGGCACGAAGATGCAAATGCAGGGAGGGTCGCTCCTCGTGACATACGATCCGGACCTGTCGACCATCGGCAACAACGGGAAGATACCTGCATATCTAGGGACCGACTCGTGGTCGTTGCCGCTGACATTTCGGGTCGGCGTGGCTTACAGCCCGATCTCTACCAACCTGCATAAGTTTACTATCGACATCGATGCACTTCATCCCAGCGACAACTATGAGAGCGTTGACGTCGGAGGAGAATATGTCTTCGACGACATTGTCTCCATCAGGGGAGGCTACAAGTCGATGTTCTTGAGCAACTCGGAAGAGTCGTACACACTTGGATTCGGATTAAAACAGGTGATGTTCGGAAATGTCGCGATCGCACTCGATTACGCGTATGAGGATTTCGGCCGATTGACATACATCCAGAAATTTACAGTCGGGATCAAATTCTAA
- a CDS encoding T9SS type A sorting domain-containing protein translates to MKKNLHLGILSGVIVLLSSAAVAQWTKTVLPAPPYGHGALPGRVNALAADGSSIYAGTLGGNLYYSVDNGGTWVLVDSGMTNSDITAIVTVSGSVYVGAYGNLANISYGGYGHGSGIYFTSDNGTHWRRAGATLADTNIFAMTLIDSEIVAGTWGGGAYISSDQGATWSQIVRGLDNPFVRTLAVGGIRLFAGTWGDGVFFSDDHGQSWTQSNLGINNLFVNSIVTDGPSVYMGNTEGVYKSGDGGFSWTLKDSGLTTSYINTFVVIHPNLILGTSGDGVFVSANNGESWMKVDTGLTDGYIYCFAVNGSKIFAGSLNGEVWSRPLAEIITAVNDRWKGDVANSFKLYQNYPNPFNPATKIVYQLAAPARVTLRVFDMLGKVVATLVDGIKPPGTHEVMFDASHLSSGVYVYQIRIGDYTSSKKMVLMK, encoded by the coding sequence ATGAAAAAGAATTTACATCTTGGAATCTTATCGGGCGTAATCGTCCTTCTCTCGTCTGCAGCTGTAGCCCAATGGACGAAGACCGTACTCCCGGCGCCCCCTTACGGTCATGGCGCACTGCCCGGCAGAGTGAACGCGCTTGCCGCGGATGGTTCGAGCATCTATGCCGGTACTCTCGGGGGGAACCTCTATTATTCCGTTGACAACGGAGGGACATGGGTCCTTGTCGATTCGGGAATGACGAACTCGGACATCACAGCGATAGTCACCGTGAGCGGTTCAGTTTATGTCGGTGCTTACGGCAATCTGGCCAACATTTCTTACGGCGGCTATGGACACGGAAGCGGTATATATTTCACATCAGACAACGGCACACACTGGAGAAGAGCGGGGGCGACGCTCGCGGACACGAACATCTTCGCGATGACCCTCATCGATTCCGAAATCGTCGCGGGCACGTGGGGAGGGGGCGCGTATATCTCCTCCGACCAGGGTGCTACATGGTCGCAGATAGTGAGAGGACTTGACAATCCATTTGTCCGTACACTGGCAGTCGGCGGAATTCGGCTCTTCGCGGGCACATGGGGAGACGGAGTCTTCTTCTCCGACGATCATGGGCAATCCTGGACGCAGAGCAATCTCGGAATAAATAATCTCTTTGTTAATTCAATTGTCACGGACGGCCCTTCAGTCTATATGGGAAATACGGAAGGAGTGTATAAAAGCGGCGATGGAGGATTCAGCTGGACACTGAAGGATTCCGGCCTGACTACTTCGTACATCAATACATTCGTGGTGATTCATCCCAATCTGATTCTAGGCACCTCGGGGGATGGCGTTTTCGTTTCTGCCAATAACGGCGAATCCTGGATGAAGGTCGATACAGGCCTGACTGACGGCTACATTTATTGTTTTGCCGTGAACGGCTCGAAAATATTCGCCGGGTCGCTGAACGGCGAGGTATGGTCCAGGCCGCTTGCTGAGATCATCACCGCCGTCAACGACAGGTGGAAAGGCGATGTAGCGAACTCTTTCAAGCTCTATCAGAATTACCCGAACCCTTTCAATCCGGCGACGAAGATCGTTTATCAACTCGCCGCGCCAGCTCGTGTGACGCTGAGAGTGTTCGACATGCTAGGGAAGGTTGTCGCCACCCTGGTCGATGGAATAAAGCCTCCCGGGACGCACGAGGTGATGTTCGACGCCTCACATCTTTCAAGCGGCGTTTACGTTTACCAAATCAGAATTGGAGATTATACTTCATCGAAGAAGATGGTCTTAATGAAATGA
- a CDS encoding helix-turn-helix domain-containing protein, translating to MAEQLSTEKQAVILDAARKRFAYYGFSKVTMDEIAADVGMGKASLYYYFPTKEILFEEVVKQEKTQFFADVETMTGEETSAADMLRRYAARRIEHFRSLANLRALGFQQQGEMRASTLEMYKEFQQQEVKSLQRILQLGKKNGEFAISNLQQSAGAIMQMLYGPRSWYLHKLQRNLDDETFSLLEQATKEIVEIILNGIRKSK from the coding sequence ATGGCAGAACAACTTTCAACAGAGAAGCAGGCGGTTATTCTTGACGCGGCCCGGAAAAGGTTCGCTTACTACGGGTTTTCCAAAGTCACGATGGACGAAATTGCCGCCGACGTAGGCATGGGGAAAGCGTCTTTGTATTACTACTTTCCCACGAAAGAAATTCTTTTTGAGGAAGTGGTGAAACAGGAGAAGACCCAGTTCTTCGCCGACGTCGAAACTATGACGGGAGAAGAAACATCCGCGGCCGACATGCTGAGGAGATATGCGGCGAGACGCATTGAGCATTTCAGGAGCCTCGCCAACCTGCGGGCACTAGGTTTCCAACAACAGGGCGAGATGAGAGCATCGACTCTTGAAATGTACAAGGAATTTCAGCAACAGGAAGTGAAATCACTTCAGCGGATACTCCAACTCGGGAAGAAAAACGGAGAATTCGCAATCTCAAATCTTCAGCAATCCGCTGGAGCAATTATGCAGATGCTCTACGGACCAAGAAGCTGGTATCTTCACAAACTTCAACGTAACCTCGACGACGAGACCTTTAGTCTGCTTGAACAGGCGACGAAAGAAATCGTTGAGATTATTCTTAACGGAATCAGAAAGAGCAAATAA
- a CDS encoding HlyD family secretion protein produces MDAKGKDNKDINQEALRNYKAAENGGDEDIDEVPLFKRKRVIIPILAVLTIVAVGGLYLYMNMQDYVSTDDAYVDANSVSISTKMLGRIVFLGTDEGDTVNAGQVLVRLDDNDLRAQEASAKAGLELAQQSLPLDQVNINRAQDDFNRSEVQYKGGIVTKEQYDHAQKALEAAQAQYNIDLSKISSAKAQIGVIESQLQNAIIAAPMSGVVAKRWVLTGDVIQPGQPVFTIYDLKNIWVTANLEETKLSHIHLNDPVEIDVDTYPGVKFNGKVFEIGNYTASEFSLIPPNNASGNFTKVTQRVPVKISMVDPPASDGSKPVLRPGMSVEVSVKIK; encoded by the coding sequence ATGGACGCAAAAGGAAAAGATAACAAGGACATCAATCAGGAAGCTTTAAGGAATTATAAGGCTGCTGAGAATGGCGGAGACGAAGACATAGATGAAGTGCCGCTGTTCAAACGGAAGCGGGTTATAATTCCAATCCTTGCTGTCCTGACGATAGTCGCGGTCGGCGGACTGTATTTATACATGAACATGCAGGATTACGTTTCTACCGATGATGCTTACGTGGATGCGAACAGCGTCTCCATAAGCACGAAGATGCTCGGTCGAATCGTGTTCTTGGGCACGGACGAGGGCGATACGGTGAACGCCGGTCAAGTTCTCGTGAGGTTGGACGACAACGATCTACGTGCTCAGGAGGCTTCTGCAAAAGCAGGCCTTGAACTCGCACAACAAAGTCTCCCGCTGGACCAGGTCAACATCAACCGCGCACAAGACGACTTTAACCGCTCCGAGGTCCAGTACAAGGGTGGAATAGTAACCAAGGAACAATATGATCACGCGCAGAAAGCTCTCGAAGCGGCCCAGGCACAGTACAACATCGACTTATCAAAAATTTCTTCTGCAAAAGCTCAAATCGGGGTCATTGAATCGCAGCTCCAGAACGCGATCATAGCTGCGCCCATGAGCGGCGTGGTTGCGAAAAGATGGGTCCTTACCGGAGATGTCATTCAACCCGGCCAGCCAGTTTTCACAATTTATGATTTGAAAAATATCTGGGTCACGGCGAATCTTGAGGAAACAAAATTGAGTCATATCCATTTGAACGATCCGGTTGAGATCGACGTCGATACTTATCCGGGTGTTAAGTTCAACGGTAAGGTTTTCGAAATCGGGAACTATACTGCGTCGGAATTTTCTCTCATTCCCCCGAACAACGCATCCGGTAATTTCACGAAAGTTACTCAGCGGGTTCCGGTTAAGATCTCCATGGTAGATCCTCCGGCGAGCGACGGATCGAAGCCGGTATTAAGACCGGGAATGTCGGTTGAGGTATCGGTAAAGATCAAGTGA
- a CDS encoding DHA2 family efflux MFS transporter permease subunit produces MTLALNAASPSGQTSVLHHTHEFYKWLVLGNVMIGTFMAVLDASIVNVGLPTLMAAFGVTIDKIEWVATAYMLALAVMLPTSGWIADHFGYKRTYLLALSLFTTGSLLCGIAWNENVLIAFRVIQGAGAGCLMPVGMAIVTREFPPERRGIALGFWSVAAAASVSFGPLIGGYLIDNFSWHEMFYVNVPVGLVGIFATMVIQREYRTEHSRKFDFIGFVSVSVFLTFLLLALADGNAAWNTGGWTSTFITTCFILSGIGLITFLLVEFSVKHPLIELKLLRDFNFGITNIILFIFGLGMFGSTFLMPLYLQNSLNYTPFQAGLVFLPVGILQGIMAPIAGYASDKVDARIPAAVGIVLLGISLYLNYFLSLFSMHAQIMLPLYLRGFAMGMMFTPLSTLALTNVPRHKMAQASGLFNVIRQVGGSFGVALFGTLLTRRVSFHSTTYGNAVDEYSPAFKNAMYNLEHFSQHVVGGSMYQCDVRGKALIINHVMQQAFVSAVNDDFLVAGGITIACLVPIFFLRRKKYSNHSGEKTIAVD; encoded by the coding sequence ATGACACTCGCATTAAACGCGGCATCGCCAAGCGGTCAAACATCGGTTCTCCACCACACGCACGAATTTTACAAGTGGCTCGTGTTGGGGAACGTGATGATCGGGACTTTCATGGCTGTTCTCGACGCATCTATAGTCAATGTCGGCCTGCCGACGCTTATGGCTGCTTTCGGAGTCACCATCGACAAAATCGAATGGGTTGCGACTGCCTACATGCTTGCGCTCGCCGTCATGCTTCCGACCTCCGGTTGGATAGCAGATCATTTCGGGTACAAGCGTACATATCTTCTTGCGCTATCACTTTTTACGACCGGGTCATTACTGTGTGGAATAGCATGGAACGAGAATGTCCTTATCGCATTCCGTGTCATCCAGGGTGCGGGCGCAGGCTGTCTGATGCCGGTCGGCATGGCAATCGTGACCCGCGAGTTTCCTCCTGAGAGGCGCGGGATCGCACTCGGCTTCTGGTCGGTTGCCGCGGCAGCATCGGTTTCCTTCGGCCCTTTGATCGGCGGATATCTCATCGACAATTTTTCGTGGCATGAAATGTTTTATGTTAATGTCCCGGTGGGGTTGGTCGGAATCTTCGCGACAATGGTCATCCAGCGTGAATACAGAACAGAGCATTCGCGCAAATTTGACTTTATAGGGTTTGTATCCGTTTCGGTTTTCCTGACTTTTCTGCTTCTCGCATTGGCTGATGGGAATGCTGCGTGGAACACGGGAGGCTGGACTTCTACATTCATCACGACATGCTTTATCCTTTCAGGAATTGGACTGATAACGTTTTTGCTTGTGGAATTCAGTGTGAAGCATCCGTTGATAGAGCTGAAGCTCCTGAGGGATTTCAATTTCGGAATTACAAACATAATTCTTTTTATCTTCGGACTCGGGATGTTCGGAAGCACATTCCTTATGCCGTTGTATCTTCAGAACTCACTGAACTATACTCCATTTCAGGCAGGGTTGGTTTTTTTGCCAGTGGGGATACTTCAAGGTATAATGGCTCCCATCGCAGGTTATGCTTCCGACAAAGTGGACGCGAGAATTCCCGCGGCAGTCGGGATCGTTCTTCTCGGCATAAGCCTGTATTTGAATTATTTCCTCTCGCTCTTTTCCATGCATGCACAAATTATGCTCCCTCTTTACCTGAGAGGATTCGCGATGGGGATGATGTTCACTCCGTTGAGTACCCTCGCTCTTACAAATGTTCCGAGACACAAGATGGCACAAGCGTCGGGATTGTTTAATGTTATTCGGCAGGTTGGCGGAAGTTTCGGTGTCGCGCTCTTCGGAACTTTGCTTACGCGCAGGGTCAGTTTCCATAGCACAACGTACGGCAATGCTGTGGACGAATATTCTCCGGCTTTCAAGAATGCCATGTATAATCTTGAACATTTCTCGCAGCATGTCGTTGGGGGTTCGATGTATCAATGCGATGTTCGCGGTAAGGCTTTAATTATCAACCATGTAATGCAGCAGGCGTTTGTATCTGCCGTAAACGACGATTTTCTCGTTGCCGGCGGAATTACGATAGCTTGCCTCGTGCCGATATTTTTTCTTCGCCGGAAAAAGTACTCGAACCACAGCGGAGAGAAAACAATAGCGGTGGATTGA
- a CDS encoding DHA2 family efflux MFS transporter permease subunit codes for MIKNKSIIPDKNPSSLSAGLGIPHHEHPSYKWWVLVNVMMGTFMVVLDSTIVDVSLAKIMATFGIGIDTVKWVATAYLLVFAVILPTSGWIADHFGYKRTYTMGLALFTLGSLLCSISWNETALILFRVVQGAGGGFLMPVGMAIVTREFPPEKRGLALGFWGIAAAASVSLGPTLGGYLIDNFAWHSIFDINVPVGLIGIFATLVIQREYKTSTTRSFDIIGFLSVSTFLTSLLIALSDGNAEWNTGGWTSPFILTCFAISLIALVVFLAVELNVRHPLIDLSLLKNFNFGMANLVLFIFGMGMFGSTFLLPLYLQNGLGYTAFQAGSLFLPVGIIMAVAGPVAGRLSDKTNPKILALFGIIVLSLSLFVNQFLSLFSETSSIMLSLYLRGIGMGFIFTPLSALSLSEIPRERMAQASGLFNVLRQIGGSFGVALMGTLLTMRTDFHTTIYGQSVLQSSPITQNILLGLGRFAQQAVGGTASVSAMRAQALVGYNLGLQAFVSAVDDDFFVAAAITILCVIPILFLRNRKKKALGEKIVAME; via the coding sequence ATGATCAAAAATAAAAGTATTATTCCAGATAAGAACCCCTCGTCCCTTTCAGCCGGACTTGGTATTCCTCATCACGAGCATCCATCATATAAATGGTGGGTTCTCGTAAACGTGATGATGGGGACATTCATGGTCGTCCTCGATTCCACGATCGTCGACGTCTCACTTGCCAAAATTATGGCAACATTCGGCATTGGAATCGATACGGTGAAATGGGTTGCAACCGCATATCTTCTCGTGTTTGCGGTTATCCTTCCGACTTCCGGATGGATTGCAGACCATTTCGGATACAAACGAACTTACACAATGGGACTTGCCCTTTTTACTCTAGGTTCACTTCTCTGCTCCATCTCGTGGAATGAAACGGCCTTGATCCTTTTTCGAGTAGTTCAGGGGGCAGGCGGAGGATTCCTTATGCCGGTCGGGATGGCAATTGTCACGAGAGAATTTCCACCTGAAAAGCGCGGACTCGCTTTAGGGTTTTGGGGAATTGCGGCCGCTGCCTCGGTGTCACTCGGTCCTACGCTCGGCGGCTACCTGATAGATAATTTTGCCTGGCATTCCATTTTCGATATCAACGTCCCCGTCGGCCTCATTGGCATCTTTGCTACTCTTGTCATTCAACGCGAGTACAAGACATCGACAACTCGGTCATTCGACATCATAGGTTTTTTATCCGTCTCGACTTTTCTTACTTCTCTTTTGATAGCTTTGTCTGACGGAAATGCAGAGTGGAATACCGGCGGCTGGACATCTCCGTTTATTCTTACATGCTTTGCGATCTCGCTCATAGCACTTGTCGTCTTCCTGGCCGTCGAGCTGAACGTTCGTCATCCGCTCATCGATCTTTCACTCCTGAAAAATTTTAATTTCGGAATGGCAAATCTCGTTCTATTTATTTTCGGAATGGGAATGTTCGGCAGCACCTTTTTGCTGCCGCTTTACCTGCAGAACGGTCTCGGCTACACGGCTTTTCAAGCGGGTTCATTATTTCTCCCGGTAGGCATAATTATGGCGGTCGCAGGACCGGTTGCCGGCAGACTTTCCGACAAGACTAATCCCAAGATACTCGCATTATTTGGAATAATAGTGCTGTCGCTGAGTTTGTTTGTGAACCAATTTCTTTCTCTTTTCTCGGAGACTTCCTCCATCATGCTCTCACTCTACTTAAGAGGAATCGGGATGGGTTTCATATTCACGCCGCTGAGTGCCCTTTCGCTTTCTGAAATACCGAGAGAGAGAATGGCGCAGGCTTCGGGACTTTTCAACGTCCTGCGGCAAATCGGCGGGAGCTTCGGTGTGGCGTTGATGGGAACGCTGCTGACCATGCGCACAGATTTTCACACTACGATTTACGGTCAATCAGTGCTTCAATCTTCGCCGATTACACAAAATATTCTGCTGGGCCTGGGAAGATTTGCACAGCAAGCAGTCGGAGGAACAGCATCTGTTTCCGCGATGAGAGCCCAGGCACTTGTCGGTTATAACTTAGGTTTACAAGCTTTCGTCTCAGCGGTCGATGACGATTTCTTTGTCGCTGCTGCGATAACAATTCTTTGCGTGATTCCGATTTTGTTCCTGAGGAACCGGAAGAAAAAAGCGCTTGGTGAAAAAATTGTGGCAATGGAATGA
- a CDS encoding TolC family protein: MKSRFYIISSIILLSTSTSAFSQTVTSDSLTLDASIQRAIQTNPDILQAAHSVDVFQSGVQVSKSSYYPNASADLTYARLGPPSSISFGGQGFQLYPLNAWDEHLGVQGTIYDFDRRSRSVDLAASQVTTAQDRLELVKSGLSYRTIQTFYAILFLEKSIQVQDEEIKNLNDHLLMTQKKVQAGTATDFDALTTQVRVAASENEKITLQNNLENTKVIFRRLLGLAPDSPANLAGEFTAEPVTLNTDSLVSQALTSRIEMKVANDQLNSAQMQYRVASATNNPTLNGSLMWGLKNGFFPDETAMRGNFVAGVQLAIPLFDGFRERNLKEEAGANIRVSEDNKNSIAEQIKSDVQKGISDVRSSLDRLRTTDITVEQAKSAVGQARLRYQSGTVTNLDLLDAETSLSQIELIQIQALYQFVVSRYELDQAIGQKVW, translated from the coding sequence ATGAAATCTCGTTTTTACATAATATCGTCAATCATTCTCTTGTCGACCTCGACGTCTGCATTCTCGCAAACGGTGACTTCTGATTCATTGACTCTCGATGCGTCGATACAAAGAGCTATTCAAACAAATCCCGACATCTTGCAGGCCGCACATTCGGTAGATGTTTTCCAGTCGGGGGTGCAGGTGAGCAAAAGCAGTTATTATCCGAACGCAAGTGCGGATCTGACATATGCACGTCTCGGTCCGCCGTCGTCTATTTCGTTCGGTGGTCAAGGCTTCCAACTTTATCCACTAAATGCCTGGGATGAACATCTTGGCGTTCAAGGTACGATTTACGATTTTGACAGACGAAGCAGATCGGTTGACCTCGCCGCAAGCCAGGTGACCACGGCACAGGATCGCCTCGAACTTGTGAAGAGCGGACTTTCTTACCGTACAATTCAAACTTTTTACGCGATATTATTTCTTGAAAAGAGCATTCAAGTTCAAGACGAGGAGATAAAGAATCTAAACGATCACCTTCTGATGACGCAAAAAAAAGTTCAAGCCGGAACGGCAACCGATTTCGATGCGCTTACAACTCAGGTACGGGTTGCTGCTTCTGAAAATGAAAAGATCACTCTTCAGAACAATTTGGAGAATACGAAGGTCATCTTCCGCCGGCTTCTTGGACTTGCGCCGGATTCGCCGGCAAATCTTGCGGGTGAATTCACCGCAGAGCCTGTCACACTCAACACGGATTCACTTGTTTCACAGGCATTGACCAGCCGTATCGAGATGAAAGTCGCCAACGATCAATTGAACAGCGCGCAAATGCAGTACAGAGTTGCTTCTGCAACTAACAACCCAACACTGAATGGCTCACTAATGTGGGGACTGAAGAACGGTTTTTTCCCCGATGAGACTGCGATGCGCGGAAATTTCGTCGCTGGTGTTCAGTTGGCAATCCCGTTGTTCGATGGTTTTCGCGAGAGAAATCTGAAAGAGGAAGCAGGCGCCAACATTCGAGTCTCCGAAGACAACAAGAACAGCATCGCAGAACAAATCAAGTCTGATGTACAAAAAGGAATATCCGATGTGAGGTCGAGTTTGGACAGGCTCAGAACAACGGATATAACCGTAGAGCAGGCAAAAAGTGCGGTCGGGCAAGCACGACTACGCTATCAATCCGGTACGGTTACCAACTTGGATTTGCTCGACGCGGAGACATCTCTTTCGCAGATCGAGCTTATCCAGATTCAGGCGCTGTACCAATTTGTCGTGAGCAGGTATGAGCTTGATCAGGCAATCGGACAAAAAGTATGGTAA
- a CDS encoding glycosyltransferase family 4 protein, whose translation MKILQSCGSRSWGGLEMQALLITRELQKRGHEVSLLCIPRTTLLKEAYAAGVPSLGLLGKDNQAVSTIKDLSKLLKGYSYDVVHTHLSHDLWWLVPAMRLSASHAKLFLTKHVASGVKKNDPLHRFLYGRLQGIFAISNYIKGSVVNTCPVPENDVHIIPPGISLDEFDPNLYDKTVVRRDLEIPENVILVGMAGRMSPGKGHEEFLKAAKKITEESEMNFRFLIVGGASHGENEYELQIKNLVHDLELDSAVRLTGFRKDVPRIMSALDILAFPSHEESFGVALTEAMAMKVPVVASGNAGVLDIVIDNETGILIPPKDYQALADGIMKLARDSSVRRRFGEAGRKRVEEIFSIQAVVEKLQNFYLDEHFKD comes from the coding sequence GTGAAGATTCTCCAATCGTGCGGTTCACGTTCATGGGGAGGACTCGAAATGCAAGCGCTTCTCATTACGCGCGAATTACAGAAGCGCGGACATGAAGTCAGTCTCCTTTGCATTCCGAGGACGACTCTTTTGAAAGAAGCTTACGCCGCTGGTGTTCCCTCACTCGGTCTTCTTGGAAAAGATAACCAGGCAGTCAGTACGATCAAGGATCTGAGCAAGCTTCTGAAAGGCTACAGCTACGACGTGGTGCATACACATCTGTCACATGATTTATGGTGGCTGGTACCGGCGATGAGACTTTCGGCGTCGCATGCAAAACTTTTTCTGACCAAGCACGTCGCAAGTGGGGTTAAAAAAAACGATCCACTTCATCGATTTCTTTATGGAAGACTACAGGGAATATTTGCGATATCGAATTACATAAAAGGAAGCGTCGTCAACACATGTCCGGTTCCGGAAAACGACGTGCATATTATTCCACCCGGGATATCACTCGATGAATTTGATCCCAATCTGTATGACAAGACCGTTGTACGCAGAGACCTTGAAATTCCGGAAAACGTAATCCTGGTGGGAATGGCGGGACGAATGTCGCCAGGGAAAGGACACGAGGAATTTCTAAAAGCAGCAAAGAAAATTACCGAAGAATCAGAGATGAATTTTCGTTTCCTTATTGTCGGTGGCGCTAGTCACGGCGAAAACGAATATGAATTACAAATCAAAAATCTCGTCCATGATCTTGAGCTTGATTCGGCGGTGCGATTAACGGGATTTCGCAAAGATGTTCCGCGCATCATGTCGGCTCTTGACATTCTCGCATTCCCGTCGCACGAAGAATCCTTTGGCGTAGCACTCACAGAAGCGATGGCAATGAAAGTTCCCGTTGTCGCGAGCGGAAATGCCGGAGTGCTCGACATAGTTATTGATAATGAAACCGGAATACTCATTCCCCCGAAAGATTACCAGGCTCTCGCCGATGGAATTATGAAACTCGCACGTGATTCATCAGTGAGAAGAAGATTCGGAGAAGCGGGAAGAAAACGAGTTGAAGAAATATTCAGCATTCAAGCTGTCGTTGAGAAACTCCAAAATTTTTACTTGGATGAACATTTTAAAGATTAA
- a CDS encoding ATP-binding cassette domain-containing protein has translation MTESILQNSPIAQNKTNKINNPVLEVRNLTRRFGDFTAVDSISFSVGSGEVFGLVGPNGAGKTTTIKMLTTLLPPTSGMALVAGRDVVRQASSVRRVIGYVPQLLSADGSLTAYENLLIFAKLYDIPAKEREKRISDSLHFMGLADSADKLVRSYSGGMIRRLEIAQAVLHRPHVLFLDEPTVGLDPVARDTVWKYVGALSGQGTTVVMTTHYMEEADSMCSNVAIMNHGKIAAIGSPSDLKASIGYDGATLDKVFEFYVGSTLENSETGERFKDVRRTRRTARRLG, from the coding sequence ATGACAGAATCAATATTACAGAATTCGCCTATTGCACAGAACAAAACCAACAAGATCAATAATCCGGTCCTTGAGGTAAGAAACCTTACGCGGAGGTTCGGTGATTTTACTGCCGTCGATTCCATTTCTTTTTCTGTAGGATCGGGTGAAGTTTTCGGACTTGTTGGCCCAAACGGCGCGGGAAAAACCACGACCATAAAGATGTTAACCACTCTTCTACCCCCGACGTCGGGAATGGCATTGGTTGCTGGACGCGATGTTGTTCGCCAGGCATCGAGTGTAAGGCGAGTTATCGGTTACGTTCCGCAACTTCTCTCTGCCGACGGAAGTCTCACCGCGTACGAGAATCTTCTGATTTTCGCCAAGCTCTATGATATTCCGGCAAAGGAGAGAGAAAAACGAATAAGTGATTCGTTGCATTTCATGGGGCTCGCGGATTCCGCCGACAAGCTTGTGCGAAGCTATTCAGGAGGAATGATTCGGCGGCTGGAGATTGCGCAGGCGGTCCTTCACAGGCCGCACGTTCTTTTCTTAGACGAGCCGACAGTCGGACTCGATCCCGTAGCTCGCGATACGGTATGGAAATATGTCGGGGCACTCTCCGGGCAAGGGACGACTGTCGTTATGACAACACACTATATGGAAGAAGCAGACTCGATGTGTAGCAATGTGGCGATAATGAACCATGGAAAAATAGCCGCGATTGGCTCGCCATCAGATTTGAAAGCGTCGATCGGCTACGACGGCGCTACCCTTGACAAAGTGTTCGAATTTTACGTTGGAAGCACACTCGAAAACAGTGAAACAGGAGAAAGGTTTAAAGATGTCAGAAGGACAAGGCGTACTGCACGCAGGCTTGGGTAA